A DNA window from Fimbriimonadia bacterium contains the following coding sequences:
- a CDS encoding DUF58 domain-containing protein produces the protein MVFTRRFWLLLLAGSVFGLASLLSEGFVLYLVAWDVALLVVAFVTYRLAPKPDQFQAARSHDPVLSARTPNLVVVNVGYRGTERLQATIRDEPPPEFDTDRAAREVVLEPGKDTVLRYHVTPPDRGSFEFRELFLRVPAPLGLVLRTYRLPLRTEVAVYPNILALRKYDLLMRRGHLREIGIRRATLKGAGSEFESLREYQVGDDIRRLDWKATARRGKPVVRQYQAERSQPVILALDLGRLMLAEVDGVSKYDHVIDAALMLAHAAVEAQDRVGLLLYHDRVVRFAAPQKGRAQIGRILQELHGIQPEAVESDLQRALNHLRARWRRRSLVVVFTDLVEPESSAGTLSALLALRSHHLCMAVAVSDPKIESLTSRSPNTPKELYERAVATHISEDRRAAVTRLQNAGIRVVDAEPERLAAALVNEYTSIKARGLL, from the coding sequence ATGGTGTTCACCCGCCGGTTCTGGCTGTTGCTGCTTGCCGGGAGCGTGTTCGGGTTGGCCTCTCTGCTGTCCGAGGGGTTCGTGCTCTACCTCGTAGCCTGGGACGTGGCGCTGCTGGTGGTTGCCTTTGTCACCTATCGCCTTGCCCCCAAACCCGATCAGTTCCAAGCGGCCAGGAGCCACGATCCCGTGCTATCCGCTCGCACGCCGAATCTGGTGGTAGTGAACGTCGGATATCGAGGAACTGAGCGATTGCAGGCCACGATCCGCGACGAGCCGCCTCCGGAGTTCGATACGGATCGTGCTGCTCGCGAGGTCGTGCTCGAGCCGGGTAAGGATACCGTGCTTCGATATCATGTAACACCTCCCGATAGGGGCTCGTTCGAGTTTCGAGAGCTGTTCCTGCGTGTACCCGCGCCCCTCGGATTGGTGCTGCGAACGTATCGGTTGCCGCTGCGCACCGAGGTTGCCGTATATCCTAACATCCTTGCGCTGCGCAAGTACGACCTGCTCATGCGGCGGGGCCACCTACGGGAGATCGGGATTCGACGCGCCACCCTGAAGGGTGCGGGCTCGGAGTTCGAGTCGCTGCGAGAGTACCAAGTAGGTGATGACATCCGCAGGTTGGACTGGAAGGCTACTGCTCGGCGCGGTAAGCCCGTCGTGCGGCAGTACCAGGCCGAGCGAAGTCAACCCGTGATCCTGGCCCTGGATCTAGGGCGCCTCATGCTGGCGGAAGTGGACGGTGTCAGCAAGTACGATCATGTGATAGACGCCGCTCTCATGCTGGCACATGCCGCTGTGGAAGCGCAGGACCGCGTGGGATTGTTGCTCTATCACGATCGTGTGGTGCGGTTCGCGGCCCCACAGAAGGGACGCGCACAGATTGGCAGGATATTGCAGGAGTTGCACGGCATACAGCCGGAGGCCGTCGAGTCCGATCTGCAGCGTGCCCTCAACCACCTACGAGCGCGCTGGCGAAGGCGGTCGCTGGTGGTGGTGTTCACGGACCTGGTGGAGCCGGAAAGCTCGGCCGGGACGCTATCCGCCCTGCTCGCACTACGTAGCCATCACCTATGCATGGCCGTCGCCGTCTCCGACCCGAAGATCGAAAGCCTGACATCCCGTTCTCCCAACACCCCGAAGGAGTTGTACGAGCGGGCGGTGGCGACCCACATTTCAGAAGATCGCCGCGCCGCCGTAACTCGCTTGCAGAATGCTGGTATTCGGGTGGTAGACGCGGAACCGGAACGCCTCGCTGCCGCTTTGGTCAACGAGTACACTTCTATCAAAGCCCGCGGATTGCTATAG
- a CDS encoding peptidylprolyl isomerase, whose amino-acid sequence MSRLWFLPILVIALLGGCKQSDAPEGDVSKDGKLKAVESKAPPVPPYQPKPGETVIKLTFRTPSDEVYGNGDVYIKLFTEDAPETTAHILDLVKKGYYKKILVHRIELAEDFKLVQFGDANTKDGTIQKGRPEKGSGTTVKRELNKNKHLRGSVGLARSQDPDSGDAQMYICLVDIPQLDAEYAVFGKVVQGLDVVEGLTLGSQITDCGVVPVVEKPSQP is encoded by the coding sequence ATGAGCAGGCTATGGTTTCTTCCGATCCTGGTGATAGCGCTGCTGGGAGGCTGTAAGCAGTCGGACGCGCCGGAGGGCGACGTGAGCAAGGACGGCAAGTTGAAGGCCGTCGAGTCCAAGGCTCCGCCCGTTCCGCCATACCAGCCGAAGCCCGGCGAGACCGTCATCAAACTCACCTTCCGGACGCCGAGCGACGAGGTGTACGGCAATGGCGACGTTTACATCAAGCTGTTCACCGAAGACGCACCGGAGACCACCGCACACATCCTGGACCTCGTCAAGAAGGGCTACTACAAGAAGATCCTCGTCCACCGAATCGAGCTGGCCGAGGACTTCAAGTTGGTGCAGTTCGGCGACGCGAACACGAAGGACGGCACCATCCAGAAGGGGCGACCCGAAAAGGGCTCGGGCACGACGGTGAAGCGAGAGCTGAACAAGAATAAGCACTTGCGCGGCTCGGTGGGCTTGGCGCGGTCGCAGGACCCCGACAGCGGCGACGCACAGATGTACATCTGCTTGGTGGACATTCCGCAGCTCGATGCGGAGTATGCGGTGTTCGGAAAAGTGGTTCAGGGCCTGGACGTGGTGGAGGGGCTGACGCTGGGTAGCCAAATCACGGACTGCGGAGTCGTCCCGGTTGTCGAGAAGCCCAGCCAGCCGTAG
- a CDS encoding RDD family protein: MRQEVTILTPEKVELSFRLAGLASRTGAVLLDIGIWLIAILAAMLGWAWLSSRLSVPENLADTGFYIILYCSLVGFLLYFVLLTWLKRGQTLGKRMVGLRVIGQNGGAVSLPSAVLRTLLMAADAFPVLLLVDVVLLFLSARCQRLGDMVAGTLVVIARNPHKVSGQAMPPQAWNPYLDCVHSVSRLDEQDLQAIRTLLSRYLDLDSKVRDRLRAEIWESVSSRAETQFPPDASTLQRLQAIAAKLERDLERR; the protein is encoded by the coding sequence ATGCGGCAAGAAGTCACCATCCTCACCCCGGAGAAGGTGGAACTCAGCTTCCGACTCGCGGGCCTGGCCTCGCGGACCGGAGCAGTGCTACTCGACATCGGTATCTGGCTCATCGCCATCCTGGCGGCGATGTTAGGGTGGGCCTGGCTATCCTCACGCTTGTCCGTACCAGAGAACCTGGCAGATACCGGGTTCTATATCATCCTCTATTGCTCACTGGTCGGTTTCTTGCTCTACTTCGTTCTACTGACATGGCTGAAACGTGGCCAGACGCTGGGCAAGCGGATGGTAGGTCTGAGAGTCATTGGTCAGAACGGAGGAGCGGTGTCTCTGCCCTCCGCCGTCTTGCGCACCTTGCTGATGGCGGCCGATGCGTTCCCAGTGCTGCTGTTAGTGGATGTGGTACTGCTGTTCCTCTCGGCTCGCTGCCAACGATTGGGTGATATGGTCGCTGGCACGTTGGTGGTAATCGCCCGAAACCCACACAAGGTATCCGGCCAGGCGATGCCGCCGCAGGCATGGAATCCCTATCTGGATTGCGTGCATTCCGTGTCCCGTCTCGACGAGCAGGACCTGCAAGCCATTCGAACGCTACTGAGTCGGTACCTCGACCTGGATAGCAAGGTTCGCGACCGCCTGCGCGCAGAAATATGGGAGTCGGTTAGCTCGCGAGCGGAAACGCAGTTCCCACCCGATGCCTCGACGCTACAACGCCTGCAAGCCATCGCCGCCAAACTCGAACGCGACCTGGAAAGACGGTAG